TCTTGGCCTGGATGGCCGCCTTGAAAGGCAGGTCAAGCCCCGGGAACAGGGTGCCGGTTTGCAGGGCCTCCATCCGGCTGTACCGGACAGGGTTCTCCTCCTGCATGGCTACAAAGGGAAACACCATGGGTGCACAGGTGCCGGGCAGAGTGCCCTGGTTCGGCTGGCAGGAGCCGGACGGCGGCATGGAAGGCACGGACGGCGTGGGCGGCGTATTGGTGTTGGGTTTCTCCATCTGCATGGATGCCTCCTTCTGGGGTAGGGTGCGCATGGGAACCATGCGCCCATGCCATCCTATGCGGAGATGGTCCGGGAGGAGCCTGCCCTTGATTTCCGCCGTCCGAGCCGCTATAATCGGGAATATGGGATAAGCAGGCGGGAATAGGCTTTCCCCAGGGGGTGCCGCCTGTGATTATTCTGATCCGAAAGCGCCATGTGGCGTATGTTGTGCTGCTGTGTTGTTTTGTCGCCGGGCTCTCCGCCGTGCTGTGGCATGGGAACGCCGCCTTCACGGCGGCGTTCGCCCCGGGGGAGGAGGGCGCGTCTCCCGTTGTGGTGGTGGACGCCGGCCACGGCGGGGAGGACGGCGGCGCTGTGGCCGCCGACGGCACGGTGGAGAGCGGCCTGAACCTCGCCATCGCCCGGCGGGTCCGGGACCTGCTGACCTTTGCGGGGGTGCCCACCACCGTCACCCGGGAGGGGGACGCCGCCATTTACGACCCCGGCAGCGCCACTCTGCGGGAGAAGAAGGTCTCCGACCTCCACAACCGGGTGGCTCTGGTGAATGAGCTGCCCGGCGCGGTGCTGTTGAGCATCCACCAGAACAGCCTGCCGTCGTCGCCCTCCACCCGGGGGGCCCAGGTGTTCTGGAACCGCCAGGAGGGGGCGGAGGAACTGGCGTCGTCCATTCAGGAGTCCCTGAACGGCGCCGTCAACGCCGGACATGAGAAGAAGGCCGCCCAGGTGCCGTCCTCGGTGTACCTGATGAAGGAGATCACCGCCCCCGGCGTGCTGGTGGAGTGCGGATTTCTCTCCAACGCCGCGGAGACGGAACAGCTGAAGGACCCGGCCTACCAGACAAAGCTGGCGGCGGCCATCGCGGCGGGCGTGCTGAATTCAGATAAGCGTTGAAAGAGAAAAGATCAGACAGTTTGTTCCTTTCTCTTTCCATGGGAGGTTGCAATGAAGCCAAAGACTCTGTTCTACTGCACGGAGTGCGGCAATGAGACGCCCAAGTGGGCGGGGAAGTGCCCGGCCTGCGGGGCGTGGAATACCATCGTGGAGCAGCCCCAGGCCGCCCGGGCGGCAGGGAAGGGGGCCTCCCGCCCGGCAGGAGGGGGGCCGTCCGCAGGGCCCGGCCGGTGACGGAGCTGGAGGCGGATGCGGAAATCCGGTTCTCCACTGGCATGGGAGAGCTGGACCGGGTCCTGGGCGGCGGTGCCGTCAAGGGCTCGCTGGTGCTGGTGGGCGGCGCGCCGGGAATCGGCAAGTCCACGCTGATGCTTCAGATCTGCGAGAGCCTCTGCCGGGAGAATAAGGTCCTGTATGTATCCGGCGAGGAGTCGGAGCACCAGCTGAAGCTCCGGGCCAAGCGGCTGGACGTGCAGAGCGAACGGCTGTTCGTGATCTCCGAGACCAGCCTGGGGGACCTGCTGGAGTCCGTGGCGGCGGAGGCGCCGGACGTGCTGATCGTGGACTCCATCCAGACCCTGTACAATGACGCGCTGGAGTCCCCGGCGGGCAGTGTCAGCCAGGTGAAGGACTGCACCATGGCCCTGATGCAGCTGGCCAAAGGGCAGGGGATCACGGTGTTCGTCATCGGCCATGTGAACAAGGAGGGGTCCATCGCCGGCCCCAAGGTTCTGGAGCACATGGTGGACTGCGTGCTGTACTTTGAGGGGGACCAGCACACCGCCTACCGCATCCTGCGGGCGGCCAAGAACCGCTTCGGCGCCACCAATGAGATCGGCGTCTTCGAGATGCGGGACAGCGGCCTCGTGGAGGTGGAGAACCCGTCAGAGATGCTGCTGTCCGGTCGGCCGGAGGACGCCCCCGGGACCTGCGTCACCTGTGTGATGGAGGGGGCAAGGCCGGTGCTGGCGGAGATTCAGGCGCTGGCGGTGTCGTCTCCGGCGGGCAACCCCCGCCGCACCAGCAACGGCTTTGACTACAACCGCTTCGCCATGCTGCTGGCGGTGCTGGAGAAGCGGGGCGGCCTGAAGGTCTCCGCCTGCGACGCGTACCTGAACATCATCGGCGGCTTGAGCCTGGACGAGCCCGCCGCGGATCTGGCGGCGGTGATCGCCCTGGCCTCCAGCTATCTGGACCGGCCGGTGCCGGCGGATTTGGTGGCCATCGGGGAGGTGGGCCTCACCGGAGAGCTGCGGTCCGTCAGCCAGCTGGGCCAGCGGGTCAGCGAGGTCCGGCGGCTGGGCTTTACCCAGTGCCTGATTCCGTCCCGCCGGACCGGGGAGCTGGCCGCGCCTGCGGGGCTTCGTCTGATCCCGGTGCGGAATATCGGTGAGGCGATCCGAGCCGCCCTTCGTCCGTCGGAATGAAGTGGACGCAGGCGCCGCCCAGGGCGGGGAGGCCCGCCGCGGCGGCGCTGTCCAGCGTGCAGACGCCGTCCTGCTGATACACACATTGGCTGGTACAGGGAATCAAACTCATACACATCATCCCATCTCCATGGATTTGGGACTAGCTTTGCCGAAAGCGGCGGTTTTTATGTCCGGTCCGGAGATGCGCCGCGCATTCCGGCGTGTGCCGCCGGCGCTGCGGCTGCGGTCCGGCCGGGAAATTTTCAAAAGACCTGTCAGGGAAGGAGGTTTTGCGGGGAGACAGAAAATTGAACAAAATAAAAATTTTGTTCAATTTGGGGGAGAGCCAAACCGCTCCGGGGCCCGTTTCAGGCCCCCGGCACGACCTACCCCCCCAGCAGCCGCTCCGGCGGCTGCGCGGAGTATCTGCCCGCAAGTTGACACCGTTATGGCTGATTACCGCACCGAAGCGCCGCAGATTCTGCGGGACTTTCTCTCGTACCACGAGACCATCAAAGCCCACTCCAAGCGGACCGTGGACGAATACTTTCTGGACCTGCGGAATTTCTTCCGCTATCTCAAGCAGACCCGGGACCCGTCCCTGTGTGACCGGTCTCTGGATGAGATCGACATTATGGACGTGGATCTGGACTTCGTGGCCTCCGTGACCCTGACGGACATTTACGGCTACATGACGTACCTCAGCCGGGACCGGGTCCAGCACCAGAACAGCCGGAATTCCGGCTACGGCCTGAACGCCGCGTCCCGGGCCCGGAAGATCGCCACGATCCGGTCGTTTTACAACTACCTCACCAATAAGATGCACTTACTTCGTGAAAATCCTGTCAAAGATATGGATTCTCCGAAATTGAAGAAAACCCTGCCCAAATACCTGACCTTGGACGAGAGCATCCAGCTCTTGGACTCCGTGGACGGCAAAAATCAGGAGCGGGATTACTGTATCCTGACGTTGTTCCTCAACTGCGGGCTGCGGATCAGCGAACTGGTGGGTCTGAACCTCTCCGACATCCAGGAGGATGCCCTGCGGGTTCTTGGCAAGGGCAACAAGGTCCGGATCATCTACCTGAACGACGCCTGCCAGGACGCCATCGCCAAATATCTGGCAGTGCGGCGGCCCATCACCGGCCGGGACGCAAACGCCCTCTTCCTCTCCTCCCAGAACGAGCGGATCAGCCGCTCCACGGTCCACGCCATGGTGAAAAAGCGGCTGGGTCAGGCGGGCATCGACCCGGCGGAGTACAGCTCCCACAAGCTGCGGCACACCGCCGCCACGCTGATGCTGCAGAACGGCGTGGACGTCCGGGCCGTCCAGGAGGTGCTGGGCCACGACCATTTGAACACCACGGAAATCTACACCCACATCGACAACGAATCCCTGCGGATAGCTGCAAAGGCAAATCCCTTGTCACACGTGAAAAAATCAAGGAAAAAGCAAAAGGAAACCGGCTGAGAGGCGCTCCCTCCCAGCCGGTTTTCCCTGTTCATTTTGCGCAAACGATTGCCTAAGGCCGGATGGTGCCCAGTACGTGCAGAAACCGGATGTCCTGGAACGTGTAGGTGGACAGGGGCCGGTTGTCGGCGTCGTAGCTGTGGGCGGCGATCAGTACCGTCTCCAGGGTGATGGGCGCCGTCACCCGCACCACCACCGGCGTATGCTGGAACTCCTGGCCGTTGAAGCTCAGCTGCACCAGGTCCCCGGGCTGCAG
This DNA window, taken from Dysosmobacter welbionis, encodes the following:
- a CDS encoding amidase domain-containing protein — translated: MMNFTPDFGWYYIDANQKSPSWTGVPYFWNFMTRQAPSVGPVAQPCALEDLQPGDLVQLSFNGQEFQHTPVVVRVTAPITLETVLIAAHSYDADNRPLSTYTFQDIRFLHVLGTIRP
- a CDS encoding tyrosine recombinase XerC, producing the protein MADYRTEAPQILRDFLSYHETIKAHSKRTVDEYFLDLRNFFRYLKQTRDPSLCDRSLDEIDIMDVDLDFVASVTLTDIYGYMTYLSRDRVQHQNSRNSGYGLNAASRARKIATIRSFYNYLTNKMHLLRENPVKDMDSPKLKKTLPKYLTLDESIQLLDSVDGKNQERDYCILTLFLNCGLRISELVGLNLSDIQEDALRVLGKGNKVRIIYLNDACQDAIAKYLAVRRPITGRDANALFLSSQNERISRSTVHAMVKKRLGQAGIDPAEYSSHKLRHTAATLMLQNGVDVRAVQEVLGHDHLNTTEIYTHIDNESLRIAAKANPLSHVKKSRKKQKETG
- a CDS encoding N-acetylmuramoyl-L-alanine amidase, which gives rise to MIILIRKRHVAYVVLLCCFVAGLSAVLWHGNAAFTAAFAPGEEGASPVVVVDAGHGGEDGGAVAADGTVESGLNLAIARRVRDLLTFAGVPTTVTREGDAAIYDPGSATLREKKVSDLHNRVALVNELPGAVLLSIHQNSLPSSPSTRGAQVFWNRQEGAEELASSIQESLNGAVNAGHEKKAAQVPSSVYLMKEITAPGVLVECGFLSNAAETEQLKDPAYQTKLAAAIAAGVLNSDKR